A stretch of Schistocerca americana isolate TAMUIC-IGC-003095 chromosome 3, iqSchAmer2.1, whole genome shotgun sequence DNA encodes these proteins:
- the LOC124606995 gene encoding cuticle protein 16.5-like, producing the protein MNTLIVLSAILAVAVAKPGYLGAAPAAVVAPAAYAAPAVVAAPVHAGYAAYGPAPVAVRSDGYLLDTPAVAATRAAHLTAVAQTQARDAVVNGAAALAAHAAHAYAAHAYAAPAVAYAAPAHVAYAAPAAYAAPGALAAAAHLHAKAALLG; encoded by the exons ATGAACACCCTG ATCGTCCTGAGTGCCATCCTGGCCGTTGCCGTGGCTAAGCCCGGCTACctcggcgccgcccccgccgcagtCGTCGCCCCCGCCGCGTACGCCGCCCCTGCTGTGGTCGCCGCCCCCGTGCACGCCGGCTACGCCGCCTACGGCCCCGCCCCCGTGGCCGTGCGCTCCGACGGCTACCTGCTGGACACCCCTGCCGTCGCCGCCACCAGGGCCGCCCACCTGACCGCCGTCGCCCAGACTCAGGCCCGTGACGCCGTCGTCAACGGCGCCGCCGCCCTGGCCGCCCACGCCGCCCACGCCTACGCTGCCCACGCCTATGCCGCTCCCGCTGTGGCGTACGCCGCCCCAGCCCATGTCGCCTATGCTGCTCCTGCAGCATACGCCGCCCCCGGCGCTCTCGCTGCTGCCGCCCACCTCCACGCTAAGGCTGCTCTGCTCGGCTGA